A window from Chloroflexota bacterium encodes these proteins:
- a CDS encoding TrpB-like pyridoxal-phosphate dependent enzyme (catalyzes the formation of L-tryptophan from indole and L-serine): MSDQYKYILDESKLPKAWYNINADLPVPPQPVLHPGTMEPVTPDFL; encoded by the coding sequence ATGAGCGACCAATACAAATATATTCTCGACGAGAGCAAGCTACCGAAAGCGTGGTACAACATCAACGCCGACCTGCCGGTTCCGCCCCAACCCGTCCTGCACCCCGGCACGATGGAACCCGTCACCCCCGACTTCCTCG